CCTGGGGGAAGGAGGACGAGGTTACTGCCTGGATCCCAGCAGGTTTGTGTGTGGATGGGCGTTGCCAGGGGATCCCTGCGGCGCGAGCAGTGAACGGTGGAGGCCGAAGGGGGAGCACAGTTCGCTTTCTCCAAACCCTTGCAGTATCCCTGGCCCTTTCTAGAACAAAAATGGTGGACCTTGGGGCCGGATTCTAGGGGCGACCCCAGACTCGGGCGTCGTGGGACCTTTAACATCCAGGGCCTTGAATCAGGGAGGGCAGATATTCGGATTCAAGTCCTGTGTGCTGGTCCATCTACCAAGCCAGAATCTTGGGGCTGTGCGTCTGACAGTCATACCCCTTTTCTTTCAGTAGGACGCTGTGCCATTTGGGAACAAAGGAATAGTCTGCCTGGAATCCCTGCAGGTCAGTGTAAAGCTGGGGCTGTCCCGCGGCGCCCAGAAGGACTGGGATGACTGAAGTTCTTGCCTTAACTTGGGCCCTTTACCGACtctcaagcaatcgtcctgccatttttttttcttcagtaaaagAGGATGTAACAGTGCCTGCAGGAAAAGTGCTTGTTATTGCGGGTAGGGTGCGTTGGGGAGAAGGATAGAAGAGAtcggttggttttgtttttctcctcggATTTTCCATATCCCTCCCTCGCCCCGCCCCGCTTCCAGTGGTTTGAAAGGGGTGTGGTTTTGCTGGGAAAATGGCCGACCGCTGGGGCTGCGGGAGGGAGTGAGGGCCGGGGGCGGGGACGGGGGTAGGGGAACACTACCAAGCGAGAGGGCTGGTGTCAGCGGAGTCCAGAGAAGTGAGGGTAGGGTGAGAAACAAAAAGGTAAAATCCATTGACAGCCAGGACCCTGAATTAGGAAAAGTGGATATTGGGACTCCCCGAAGTGCTTTTCTGTCCGCTGAGCCATCAGTTTCTGCCTTGTTGCCTGTGTCTGCAGATCTTGGGGCCGGAGGCCAGTTCAACCCTTGGAGCAGGAAGAAACGCAAAGTTGTCAAGAACCAAGTAGGTCATAATAAGGGTGATGGCATTATTTGGGGGTGGAGCATGGTGGCGACTGCAACTCGAGTGGGCCCGTGGATCCCTTCCAtatccccctccttccctcttatCTACACCATTTCGGAGCTTGCAAAAGAAATTGCTCTGCAAGTACAAGACAGGGAAGAAAATAGCTGAGAAGGGGTGGGCGTCAAGAGAGTCCAGGGGTTGGGAGGACGTTACTCCAAATTACTGTTTGGGGTACAGTGTCCTTGGCGTTGGTCCGTCGACCAAGCACTCACTTCTGAAGTTTGTCAGTCTTGAAGGTTTAGTGGAAGCGGAAACCGAGGTGAGGGAGGTAAGAAATTGCTCCAGAGCAGAGGTAGTTGGTATAATGACacgggggtgggtgggtgggggtgtcCTGGTACCTTTGAGATGGAGGAGTTGGCGGAGGCAAGGGCAGAGTTGGAGACCTTTAGGCATTTCACGCTAGTACGGCTTTTAGATATTGTCACTTCATTTTGTTACAAGGAAAATGTTAACGATGAAAATGTGTGGCGACATCTTCGGAGGATGCCAATGATGGGAGTAGGGGTGGAGGTGGAATGGAGGGTTAGAGGAATCAtcgaaggaggaagagggagggagataaTGAATTCCAAAGCCGCAGCTCTGTGAGGAGAGGAGGGTAACCGAAGGCGGGAAACATTGGGCAAGGCAGTTGTAAAGGGCTAGGAATTCAGAAGACGGATGTGTGTCCCGTCCCAGGTGAGATCTATATGTCCCCCGAGCTCTCAGTACCCCTCTCCCCACGCCCTTGTCTGCAGGTTTGCACGAAGCAGTGCACTtggaagcaagaaagagaaggaaaaaaactgcCTGGACCTCTGTGGGTGCATGTGAGGGCGCCACTGTTCACAGGACATCTGGAAGGGCAGGGGTGGCAGGGAACTTTAACGttctggggtggggtggtggaACGTGAGGTTGGAGAGTCTTTAAGCGGGGAAAATTTCCAAACTTAGCTTCCGGGTGGAAGAAAGGAATCAGTGATCTAGATATCAAGCCCCGAGTCTCTGCCAGTATCTCTGTATTTTTGtacgtttgtttgttttgttgtagtTTCAGTGTGTTTGCGTGCAAAGACATAAAAGGAGGAGGAgcctgaaatctgaaatgcatcCTTTATTCCTAGGTCAAGGTGCCTCAGAGCCAGCCAGCAGTAGCTGCAGACTCCGCCCGCGACGTGTGCGCGCTTCTCTGGGCCAGAGCGAGCCTGTTTTGTGCTCGGGTTAAGAGATTTGTCCCAGCTATACCATGGGCCGCACTCGGGAAGCTGGCTGCGTGGCCGCTGGTGTGGTTATCGGGGCTGGTGCCTGCTACTGTGTATACAGACTGGCTTGGGGAAGAGATGAGAACGAGAAAATCTGGGACGAAGACGAAGAGTCTACGGACACCTCAGAGATTGGGGTTGAGACTGTGAAAGGAGCTAAAACCAACGTTGGGGCAGGGTCTGGGGCCAAACTTCAGGGTGATTCAAAGGTCAAGCCTGAGGTGAATTTGGGACTCGAGGATTGTCCGGGTGTAAAAGAGAAGGCCCATTCAGGATCCCACAGAGGAGGCGGCCTAGAGGCCAAGGCCAAGGCCCTTTTCAACACGCTGAAGGAACAGGCAAGTGCAAAGGCAGGCAAAGGGGCTAGGATGGGTACCATCACTGGGAACAGGACCCTTGCACCAAGTTTACCctgcccaggaggcaggggtggagGCTGCCACCCCACCAGGAGTGGATCTAGGGCCGGGGGCAGGGCAAGTGGAAAATCCAAGGGAAAGGCCCGAAGTAAGAGCACCAGGGCTCCAGCTACAACATGGCCTGTCCGCAGAGGCAAGTTTAACTTTCCTTATAAAATTGATGATATTCTGAGTGCTCCCGACCTCCAAAAGGTCCTCAACATCCTGGAGCGAACAAATGATCCTTTTATTCAAGAAGTAGCCTTGGTCACTCTGGGTAACAATGCAGCATATTCATTTAACCAGAATGCCATACGTGAATTGGGTGGTGTCCCAATTATTGCAAAACTGATAAAAACAAAAGACCCCATAATTAGGGAAAAGACTTACAATGCCCTTAATAACTTGAGTGTGAACGCAGAAAATCAGGGCAAGATTAAGACGTACATCAGTCAAGTTTGTGATGACACCATGGTCTGTCGCTTGGACTCAGCTGTGCAGATGGCTGGGCTAAGACTGTTAACCAACATGACTGTGACTAATCATTACCAACATTTGCTTTCCTATTCTTTTCCAGACTTTTTTGCTTTGTTATTCCTGGGAAATCATTTCACCAAGATACAGATTATGAAACTAATTATAAACTTTACTGAAAATCCAGCCATGACAAGAGAGCTGGTCAGTTGTAAAGTACCATCAGAATTGATTTCCCTCTTTAATAAAGAATGGGATAGAGAGATTCTTCTTAATATCCTTACCCTATTTGAGAATAtaaatgacaacataaaaaatgaAGGGCTTGCATCATCCAGGAAAGAATTCAGCAGaagttcactttttttcttattcaaagAGTCTGGAGTTTGTGTTAAGAAAATCAAAGCACTAGCAAATCACAATGATCTGGTGGTGAAAGTAAAAGTCCTGAAAGTATTAACCAAACTCTAATTTGGAGTCTGTCCCAAACTATATTGAGGTATTTGCAGTTGGTAAGATGTGATTTGtaaattctttgtttttcattgtgcATATATGGTAAAGAGATCTTTTCAGCTGCTATTTTGGAATAATGACTATCATATATCATAACAGTGACTGATGTTGGTTGTAACAGTTTGGTTTAGGATGAACCATTTTAAGGATGCCGAATGGAATATTAGTATTTGTACACAGAAAGAATTTATTGATTTGATCTTATTACCTAGATTGAGATTTTTTAATCTTTCCTCTACCTAAACTGACAATGAATTAGTTATACATCACGAATAAGCTACACTTTTATATTAGTTTATATTTGTTATTCTAAGACTTGTGTTTCATCAATAAAGTTGTGttttaagaagcagaaaaaaaaagacattgtctTTGTCCTTGAGTTTATGGTCTGTTTGGAAAGGTAAGATATATGGAAACTAAAACAAAGAGATATTAACAAAACCAGGAGACCATCAGCGCTTAGAGGCAGCAGAAACAGCTGCAGGCCACAGTGCTCAAGGAAAGTTTTTCAGAGGAGAACTCTTAAGTAAGCTGGGTTTGAAGGATAGGATACAAAAAGTCAGAAGGGCACTCAAGATGGGAGGAGGGATGAGAAGAAAGGCACGGAGATGGGAATCCTTCTCCAGAGAGAAGTGCTGGCctgctggaatggaaagtgtagggAGGGTAGTGACAAGAGAGGGAGTCAGGCAGTAGAGGTGAGTCCTGTTCGTGGAGCACCCCTAACTGCTAAACTGGGGTGTCTGAATATTATTACATCCACCCCTGGGAGACATCAAGGCCTTTTGTGACCAGAGGAATGACAAGATGAAAGGAAAACGATATGGTAGATTTATGTGCAGCAGGAGTCCAAGCTGGGGCGGGGATAGGAGTGGTGACTGGAGATTGGAAAAACAGGAAGCTACCACAACTTAGTCCAGGCATGAGATAATAAAGGTGTGAAATTTTACTGGTGGCCATGGGAATGGTAAAGAGAGGATGGAAATGAGAGATCTTTTGAACCAAAAAGTGCTTAGATGTATTCTGGAGACATACAAAGAAGACCAATTTTATTTTGGGTCCTGGGGCATTTGACAGAAAAATGTCCTCTTAGCCAGTTCTGGTATCTATGTAAGTAAACAGTTACAACTTTGAAATAATAAGAAAGCATAAGTTTTAGTGCTTGTATCAGATTTCCTTTATAAGGTTGGTTAAGGTGGGGCCTTTATGGAACCATAGAGAGTGTTGTTGGGATACACATAGAAGATCTACCTTGCTCCTACGCCATAGTGAGGGTGAGGGCGTCAGGGGAGGAGCACTCTCaaactgctggtgggagtatacACTGGTACAAGGTCCATTGGAATATATGCACGTCCTTTAACCCTGTAATTCCACTTGTAGAAATTTATCTTTAGGAAATAATCACATAATTGGCTTGTAGGAAGCTATGCATCTTCAAACTGTTTTGAAGGGTGAAAAGTTGTAAATGACCCAAGTATCTCAAGACAGGCAGTTAgctaaataaattaatgtatgtCCACACATTTAAATATTATGCAGCTATTGAAAATGTTGGTGGACATCTACATTTACCTACATTAGAAATTCagcatatagtttttttttaaaaattaatttttaatttttgtgggtacataataggtgtatatatttatgagttacatgagatattctgatataggcatgcaatgtgtaatcatCACATCAGGGTTAATGGGGTATcgatcacctcaagcatttatcctttgtgttacaaacaatccagttatactcttttagctTTTTtacaatgtacaattaaattattattgactatagtcaccctgttgtgctatcaaatactagatcttattcattatttctaactatttagttttatttatttatttatttttaatttttattttactttaagttccgggatacatgtgcagaacgtgcagatttgttacataggtgtacgtgtgccatggtgatttgctgcacctattaactcgtcatctaggttCCGTCTCCTCACCccctaccccccaacaggccctggcatgtgttgttcccctctctgtgtccatgtgtccttattgttcaactcccacttatgagtgagaacatacggtgtttggttttttgttcctgtgttagtttgctgaggatgatggattccaacttcatccatgtccctgcaaatgacatgatctcattactttttatggctgcatagtattccatggtgtatgtgtaccacattttctttatccagtctatcattgacgggcatttgggttggttccatgtctttgctgttgtaaatagtgctgcaataaacatacgcatgcatgtgtccttatagtagaatgatttataatcgtttgggtatatacccagtaacaggattgctgggtcaaaaggtatttctggttctagatccttgaggaatcactacactgtcttccacaatggttgaactaatttacattctcaccaacagtgtaaaagtcttcctatttctccacagcctcaccagaatctattgtttcttgactttttaataatagccattctgactagtgtgaggtggtatctcattgtggttttgatttgcatttctctaatgatcagtgatgttgagccttttttcatgtttgctggcCACCTAAatatctccttttgagaagtgtctgttcatatactttgcccactttttgatggtgtcctttgtttttttcttgtaaatttgtgtaagttccttgtagattttggatattagaccactgtcagatgagtagattgcaaaaattttctcccattctgtagtctaaccattttttgtacccattaagcatTCCCACTTCCCCTCAGTcctccactacccttcccagcctctggtaaccatcattctactctcttatgagttcaattgtttgaatttttagctcccacaaataagagAGAACATCAGCATATAATCTTAAGTGGGAAAAGTAGGCTGTAAAATCACATGCCACactttttttgaagaaaacataTCTAAATTATCTCTGCATAAACTCTGCTGCATACTCCGAGAATGTTATTAGTTTTCTATGGGTGATTTTATTGACATTTTACTCATAAAATTAAGATATATCTGCATATTTaaatattctgcagccattgaaAATATTGATTGACATCTACATTTATTTACATGGAAACAATGCAGCATATAATCTTAAATGGAAAAGGTGGTTATATGACTATAAACACAGTATATCCCATTTTTGAGAAGTATCAAGCTTTATATGCATTGAAACTTCTGAAAGGCTATATACCCAAATGAGAAAAGTAGTTATTTGTTGGTAAAATGATACtgtattaatttaatatttattctttttttctcatctatgTTTTGTTATCTATAATAGATGTTGAGTTGTGTAATTGTtgggaaagaaaaatgttgaattcAGGTAAGGTTGGAAATTAAGGAGATGATAGTATGGGCAGAGTTTATATGGATATTTTTGGAACACATACTGAGTGGAAAATATTTACACCAAAAAGGGAGTTGCATTAAAATGATAGATGTATTGTGAAGATGTGGATAATGTCACATTGGAgtaatgtatgtaaaatgctAAAATAGTGTTGGAACATAGCAGTTAACTACTGAAAGTGAACACCCTTAGTTTCCAAAaagacagagttgaaaatttttgGTTTACCTTTTTTTTCTAAGGTGTCATTCTACCATACACAAGTGGCATTTGATAAATaaactgttaaaataatttttcttaggaGTAGggtctttgttctcttttaagAATTGAGAATGCTTCCTTGTTGTgatcttgtcaatttctacaacgCTTCTGATGTCTCAGTGATGTTACTGTGGTTTAGACATGAAACCTAAGTCAATGTTTCTCAAAGTAGTATTGGTGGAATATCAGGAATGCATGTACATGTTTTTAGGTTTCACAAGTTCCCTAGAAATGTcttttaaatgttgttttcaGGTCACTGATAATTTAAAGAaattcattataaatatattctgtattttaacGTGTTACCTAGTGATTTTGGAGCCAAATTTTGggtttatattaaatattgtcATGGTATTAAGCAGCACTATTGTATTCATTGATCAAAAGATAGACTTGTTTAGTATCTCCAAAGTTATGATGCACTTACAATTGATGACACCTTAGCATTGTGTCATAGTTTAATTAgaagtatttttcttaattttaattttaattttatttatttatttatttttgagacagagttttgctcttgttgcccaggctggagtgcaatggcgcgatctcggctcactgcaacctctgcctcccgggttcaagcaattctcctgccttagcctcctgagtagctgggattacaggtgcctaccaccacgcccagctaactttttgtatttttagtagagatggggtttcatcatgttggccagactggtcttgaactcctgacctcaggtgatctgcccgcctcggcctcccaaagtgctgggattacaggcgtgagccactgcacctggcctacttttcCTTCTTAGTGGTACACGAAATAATTATGCAGGCCggtgggcagatcagctgaggtcaggagttcgagaccagcctggccaacgtggtgaaatcccgtctgtactaaaaatacaaaaattagctgggtgtggtggcacgtgcctgtaatcccagctactcgggaggctgaagcaggagaattgcttcaacctgggagacggagattgtggtgagccgagattgcgctactgcactccagcctgggtgacagagcaagactccatctcaaaaataaataaataagtaaataaataataaataaaataaaaataattatgtatttaataatCAGAGGCATCACAGATTAACGAAATTCTTTTTCTAGtcaatgagaaaaatgtaaagacGTACTTAATACGCAACAGATGTATTTGCTCTATAATACATAAGTTTGTACTTACAGAGATTTTGCAGGAGTTTGAGTAAGGAAACTGGCAGAGGGTTGAGATTGTATCATCGGGCTCTCTCTAATGAAGGAATGTTTAAATTAAGAGAGTTCATGTTGTCATCAGTACCATGTTCATGTCACAGATTGTGATTTAGGGCTGCCAAAGCAACATTATCAATCTCATGAAATTATatgttatttacatttctttggcTTTATAGCttggcttatttttaatttgtgaagTTGCTTTGTTTTATACTTTGTGTGAAAGCTGTAAATAAACAAAGACTAATAGAATATAaaatttcttccaaaaaataTGCTATCTGTCTGGAAAAGATAAGTGTTGACAATAGATGTCTACTTGTAATATACATGATTGtgtataatataaacatttttaaataaaacattaaaatgtgtgTATAAAATTTTTGAAgcatttggttttggttttaggtatgtaaatttttaagtaacatcataataaaaataatttcaaacaatGATGGGGCCTTTGAGGAGTTTTCTCCTTTTTGGAATAATATTACTCAAGTTTTATAAGCAATGCACTTATGTCAAAGACATGCatattagagaagaaaagaggtggGTCGCACCTAATATTTATCAGACACTGCTTGGCGCttcacataatttttctctccactcaattccttcaACAGTCCTGTCAAATAAGTACTATTATACCTTTATTGCAGAAGAAATAAGACTTGGAGAAGTTAGGTAAAATTTCCAAGATCACTCAGTTAGTAAAATGCAGGGCTAATGGCCTTCCAAACGTGAGTAATTGGTTGCTTTAAAATCACTTCATTTGGAGACAAACACCTGTATAATGCCTCCTTAGTTACTCGACACAAAACCACCTCttgatgaagatgaagaagaataTGAGATTCTTCTTGTTGAGCCCATAACTTTATAGATACCCACACAGCAAGATGTAGAGGAAAGAGCAAAGTCTCAGGAATTGCCAATAGGTGAGACTCGGATGAGGAACAGATAAACTACTATTTATATTGCTGCTTCTGTGTGACAGGATGAGCAGTTTGGGTATGGGGCAAATAATAATTTCTGTACTGATACATTGAACTTGAGATGCGGAATGACTTTTACACCTGAAGTGAAAATGAGGCTAACTTGAGCAGTAAAAAACCCCAGTGAGGCAGGTACAGGC
This genomic stretch from Pongo pygmaeus isolate AG05252 chromosome X, NHGRI_mPonPyg2-v2.0_pri, whole genome shotgun sequence harbors:
- the ARMCX1 gene encoding armadillo repeat-containing X-linked protein 1, producing the protein MGRTREAGCVAAGVVIGAGACYCVYRLAWGRDENEKIWDEDEESTDTSEIGVETVKGAKTNVGAGSGAKLQGDSKVKPEVNLGLEDCPGVKEKAHSGSHRGGGLEAKAKALFNTLKEQASAKAGKGARMGTITGNRTLAPSLPCPGGRGGGCHPTRSGSRAGGRASGKSKGKARSKSTRAPATTWPVRRGKFNFPYKIDDILSAPDLQKVLNILERTNDPFIQEVALVTLGNNAAYSFNQNAIRELGGVPIIAKLIKTKDPIIREKTYNALNNLSVNAENQGKIKTYISQVCDDTMVCRLDSAVQMAGLRLLTNMTVTNHYQHLLSYSFPDFFALLFLGNHFTKIQIMKLIINFTENPAMTRELVSCKVPSELISLFNKEWDREILLNILTLFENINDNIKNEGLASSRKEFSRSSLFFLFKESGVCVKKIKALANHNDLVVKVKVLKVLTKL